In Hyperolius riggenbachi isolate aHypRig1 chromosome 10, aHypRig1.pri, whole genome shotgun sequence, a genomic segment contains:
- the LOC137534546 gene encoding zinc finger protein 585A-like, whose product MEEQTLEENRSVTADQEIEISDQETDFSSECSSSSGEEDSSSDCESDQKATTVRKANFACLECGKAFVSNALLVIHQRVHTGERPYECSECGKCFTQKQHLQVHQRTHTGVKPYECGDCGKKFISAASLSLHKKTHTGEKPFQCSECGKAFITSSLLRSHEMNHTGAKPFPCSECGKSFPTKSRLRTHQMVHTGEKAYDCPECGKRFSCSGHLNSHKATHTGEKPFICSECGKGFASASALRGHQTVHTGEKSFTCPECYTSFARKQELSRHQKMHTGEKSRKPTKGGEENDDLVKVLDGNRVFVCSECDKHFSDKSKLKQHKRVHTGEKPFQCQKCGKCFTQKVAMINHNERIHLKNKAFKCSECGKDFVLKTELKKHEKIHTGEKPFTCSECGKGFRHNCSLVVHQRIHTGERPFSCLECGKSFADSGNLIIHRKYHKEQKPFVCSECGKSFIKNFQLLSHQRSHTGEMPFVCPECGKAYKNKSSLVQHQKNHTGERPFACSECGKGFSVKFELLRHQKIHSDERPFPCLECGKHFRDKKSLVVHHRSHTGEKPYECQECKKCFSLIGNLRAHERLHTGEKPFTCQPCGMTFTCLSGLKSHQKSHPTCQQNNNNNNKK is encoded by the coding sequence AATGTGGAAAGGCCTTCGTTTCCAACGCACTGCTTGTAATTCACCAGAGGGTTCACACAGGGGAGCGGCCTTATgagtgctcagagtgtgggaaatgcttcactCAAAAGCAGCACCTCCAGGTTCATCAGCGTACTCACACTGGAGTAAAGCCATATGAATGTGGGGACTGTGGGAAAAAGTttatatctgcagcaagtctttcACTGCATAAGAAAACCCACACAGGAGAAAAACCGTTCcagtgttctgagtgtgggaaggcATTTATTACAAGTAGTTTACTTCGCAGCCATGAGATGAACCACACAGGTGCCAAACCATttccatgttctgagtgtggcaaAAGCTTCCCAACGAAATCTCGGCTACGAACCCACCAGATGGTTCATACTGGGGAAAAAGCGTATGattgtcctgagtgtgggaaacgctTCTCTTGTAGCGGACATCTCAACAGCCACAAAGCCACTCATACAGGAGAAAAACCATTTATATGTTCGGAATGTGGAAAAGGCTTTGCCTCCGCTAGTGCCCTCCGAGGTCACCAAACAGTCCACACCGGAGAAAAAAGCTTTACTTGCCCTGAATGCTATACAAGCTTTGCTAGAAAACAAGAGCTCTCTAGACACCAGAAGATGCACACTGGGGAAAAATCAAGAAAACCCACAAAGGGCGGAGAAGAGAACGATGACCTTGTTAAAGTCCTTGATGGCAATCGAGTCTTTGTGTGCTCTGAGTGCGATAAACACTTTTCTGACAAAAGCAAACTTAAACAGCATAAGAgggttcacactggtgagaaaccattCCAGTGTCAAAAGTGTGGCAAATGCTTCACACAGAAGGTCGCTATGATCAACCACAATGAGAGGATCCACCTCAAAAACAAGGCCTTTAAGTGCTCGGAATGTGGCAAGGACTTCGTtctgaagactgagctgaagaaaCATGAGAagattcacactggagagaagcctttcacgtgttcagagtgtgggaaaggattcCGACACAATTGTTCTCTGGTTGTCCATCAAAGAATTCACACTGGGGAGAGACCATTTTCTTGCCTGGAATGTGGTAAAAGTTTTGCTGACAGCGGAAATCTTATCATACACCGGAAGTATCACAAGGAACAAAAGCCATTTgtttgctcagagtgtgggaagtccTTTATTAAAAATTTTCAGCTATTGTCCCATCAGAGGTCCCACACTGGTGAGATGCCCTTTGTGTGCCCAGAGTGTGGCAAAGCCTATAAGAATAAGAGTTCCCTCGTGCAGCACCAGAAGAACCACACGGGTGAAAGGCCCTTTGCCTGTTCTGAGTGTGGTAAGGGGTTTAGTGTGAAATTTGAGCTCCTCAGGCATCAGAAGATCCATAGCGACGAGAGACCGTTTCCATGTTTAGAGTGTGGCAAACATTTTCGGGACAAGAAGAGTCTGGTTGTTCATCACCGGAGTCACACCGGGGAAAAGCCGTACGAATGCCAAGAATGCAAGAAATGCTTTAGCCTGATTGGAAACCTCCGGGCACACGAGAGgctacacactggtgagaaacccttcACGTGTCAGCCTTGTGGGATGACCTTCACTTGTCTCTCTGGGTTGAAATCTCATCAGAAATCCCACCCAACTTGTCagcagaacaacaacaacaacaacaaaaaatag